The Flaviramulus sp. BrNp1-15 genome has a window encoding:
- a CDS encoding DUF294 nucleotidyltransferase-like domain-containing protein, giving the protein MKNTIAERILDFLKHFPPFDTLSAEELFAISKEVVVLHFEKEQYIFQQGNTLNDCFYVVKDGAIGIYNDKTLVDQCDEGDVFGLRALIRKDNYLLNAKAIEESIVYAISSKLLEKIIINNTEASQFLIASFATNTRNPYSEEDKGTLFAYETFTHKNNSDFTEIQSASFSKNPITCKSHTKIKDAALVMSQNKVGSIVITNNKQPVGIITDKDLRYKIATGLYNIIDEVESIMSTPVITFPPNITVAEAQIAMLKHEISHLCITKDGTVNSELIGILSEHDIIVIHGNNPSVLIKEIKHATTAIRLHEIREKAHHLLSNYISQHIPISFVTNIISAINEAITKRIIHLSIAEMSETQPTTFAWLALGSQGRKEQLLLTDQDNALVYEDAEHNAEVKAYFLKLAKAINDKLNTVGFEFCPAEMMGSNPKWCLSVSEWKKQFQDWIIHPDEDKIMLCNIFFDFDNVYGNHQLVDDMSESIFDAIDHYEIFLNFMAQNALKNPPPLSFFRNFLVEDSGEHKNQFDIKARAIMPLVDAARVLILSKNIKNITNTIDRYQKLANLEPQNKHLYETCINAFKILLHSRTQQGLKNNDSGRFIDLNHLSKADRLKLKSCFKPIKNIQELLLVRFNLSQFM; this is encoded by the coding sequence ATGAAGAATACTATTGCAGAACGTATTTTAGATTTTTTAAAGCATTTCCCTCCTTTTGACACTTTAAGTGCTGAAGAATTATTTGCTATATCAAAAGAAGTAGTTGTTTTGCATTTTGAAAAAGAACAATATATATTTCAGCAAGGTAACACCTTGAACGATTGTTTTTATGTTGTAAAAGATGGCGCAATAGGTATTTATAATGATAAAACTTTAGTTGATCAATGTGACGAAGGTGATGTTTTTGGATTAAGAGCCTTAATCAGAAAAGACAATTATCTTTTAAATGCGAAAGCAATAGAAGAAAGTATAGTTTATGCTATTTCATCTAAACTATTAGAAAAAATTATCATAAATAATACTGAAGCTAGCCAATTTTTAATTGCAAGTTTCGCAACAAACACTCGAAACCCTTATTCTGAAGAAGATAAAGGAACTCTTTTTGCTTACGAAACTTTTACTCATAAAAACAACTCAGATTTTACCGAGATACAATCTGCTTCTTTCTCTAAAAACCCAATAACCTGTAAGTCTCATACAAAAATTAAAGATGCAGCCTTAGTTATGAGTCAAAACAAAGTGGGTTCTATAGTTATAACAAACAATAAACAACCTGTTGGTATTATTACAGATAAAGATTTGCGCTATAAAATTGCTACAGGTCTTTATAATATTATCGATGAAGTTGAATCTATAATGTCTACGCCAGTAATTACGTTTCCTCCAAATATTACTGTTGCAGAAGCGCAAATTGCCATGTTAAAACATGAGATTTCACATTTATGTATAACAAAAGACGGTACTGTAAATTCTGAATTAATTGGTATACTTTCAGAGCATGATATTATTGTAATTCATGGCAACAACCCTTCTGTATTAATCAAAGAAATAAAACATGCTACAACCGCTATTCGCCTCCACGAAATTAGAGAAAAAGCACATCATTTATTATCAAATTATATAAGTCAACACATTCCTATTTCATTTGTAACCAATATTATATCAGCAATAAATGAAGCTATAACAAAACGAATAATTCATTTAAGCATCGCCGAAATGAGCGAGACACAGCCAACTACTTTTGCGTGGTTAGCACTAGGAAGCCAAGGTAGAAAGGAACAACTTTTATTAACCGATCAAGACAACGCTCTGGTTTATGAAGATGCAGAACATAATGCTGAAGTTAAAGCTTATTTTTTGAAGCTTGCAAAAGCTATAAATGACAAATTAAATACTGTTGGTTTTGAGTTTTGTCCTGCCGAAATGATGGGTAGCAATCCAAAATGGTGTTTGTCGGTTTCTGAGTGGAAAAAACAATTTCAAGATTGGATTATACACCCAGATGAAGATAAAATTATGCTATGTAATATCTTTTTTGATTTTGATAATGTTTATGGCAATCATCAATTGGTAGATGATATGTCTGAAAGTATTTTTGATGCTATAGACCATTATGAAATCTTCTTAAATTTTATGGCACAAAATGCCTTAAAAAACCCTCCACCTTTAAGCTTTTTTAGAAATTTTCTAGTTGAGGATTCTGGCGAACACAAAAACCAGTTTGATATAAAAGCTAGAGCCATAATGCCTTTAGTAGACGCTGCTCGTGTATTGATATTATCTAAAAACATTAAAAACATAACAAATACAATAGATCGCTACCAAAAACTAGCAAATTTAGAACCTCAAAACAAACATTTATATGAAACCTGCATTAATGCCTTTAAAATCTTATTACATTCTAGAACACAACAAGGATTAAAAAATAATGACTCTGGAAGATTTATAGATCTGAACCATTTAAGTAAGGCAGATAGATTGAAGCTTAAAAGTTGTTTCAAACCTATTAAAAACATTCAAGAGCTGTTACTTGTACGTTTTAATCTTTCACAGTTTATGTAA
- a CDS encoding 3'-5' exonuclease, whose product MVFKRLKRKITNYPDFWLAYIDSFDAKKKASIENTRFVAFDTETTGFDRKKDRILSIGAVSFTGKSIEVNKSLELYLEQNIFKPETVQIHGLMKNGYEEKISELEAIKVFLNYIKDAVLIAHHANFDKTMVNQMLLRHGLGELKNDFIDTGVLFNKSKHIIYKESLKEKYSLDDLCKELNVPKVDRHTASGDALITAIVFLKILSRLDKRKHLEWGYLLSK is encoded by the coding sequence ATGGTATTTAAAAGGTTAAAGAGAAAAATAACAAACTATCCAGATTTTTGGTTGGCATATATTGACTCATTTGACGCCAAGAAAAAAGCCTCAATTGAAAACACAAGATTTGTGGCTTTTGATACTGAAACTACTGGTTTTGATAGAAAAAAGGATAGAATTTTATCTATTGGTGCTGTATCATTTACTGGGAAATCTATTGAAGTAAATAAAAGTCTAGAATTGTATTTAGAACAAAATATTTTTAAACCAGAGACTGTGCAAATTCATGGTTTAATGAAAAATGGATATGAAGAAAAAATTTCAGAATTAGAAGCTATAAAAGTATTTTTAAATTATATAAAAGACGCTGTTTTAATTGCACACCATGCAAATTTTGATAAAACTATGGTAAATCAAATGCTGTTAAGACATGGTTTAGGAGAACTTAAAAATGATTTTATTGATACTGGTGTTTTGTTTAATAAGTCCAAGCACATTATTTATAAAGAAAGTTTAAAAGAAAAGTATTCGCTTGATGATTTATGTAAAGAACTTAACGTTCCTAAAGTAGATAGACATACCGCTAGTGGAGATGCACTTATTACAGCCATTGTATTTTTAAAAATATTATCGCGATTAGATAAACGCAAGCATTTAGAATGGGGCTACTTATTAAGCAAATGA
- a CDS encoding DUF294 nucleotidyltransferase-like domain-containing protein: protein MKNSIAERVHDFLKIYPPFNLLKSDKLLEISEEVVIIYLEKGDILFKAGDSFNEHFYMVRDGAISLNHTNNDIQEIVSMSDTGDVFGVRPLIAQENYKLTATAHEESIVYAIPIKGFQLAAENNSKVYKYLITAFATNAYDSYTTRENNEIFVDYLPNNSQDIANFQTANYTKKPVTCSEKTMLRDAAIKMSALKIGCIIVIDKEKKPVGIITNSDIKNKIATGKYPIETSVTNIMSSPVITSRKDLTIADGQLQMIKHNIGHLCITKDGTVNSKLVGVLSHHDVLVTLGNNPTVILKEIKRATRTKKLRTVRLKGNTLLKSYLEQNIPLTHIIKVISQINDAVTFRAIEIALLKMPTPPPVKFSWLALGSQGRKEQLLFTDQDNALVFEDVAKDKYEETQAYFIELAKYVTKSLNKIGFEYCEADMMASNPEWCKSISEWKNQFGNWILKPDEKAVLLSSIFFDYSRIYGDEGLVNELSDTIFKTLKNTSLFFKFLGRDAIKSPSPLGFFKQFLVEQNGEQKDLFNIKSRGLMPLIDAARLLILSKHVKGVNNTSERYEKLAELEPNNKELFESCSYAFKALSKFKAKQGLLHNNSGKFIALETLTKEEKLKLKRCFKPINEIQETLKFRFDLKNFM from the coding sequence ATGAAAAACTCTATTGCAGAACGCGTTCATGATTTCCTAAAAATATACCCTCCTTTCAATTTATTAAAGTCTGATAAACTTTTAGAGATTTCGGAAGAGGTTGTTATTATATATTTAGAAAAAGGTGACATTTTGTTTAAAGCAGGTGACAGTTTTAACGAACATTTTTATATGGTTAGAGATGGCGCTATTAGCCTAAACCATACAAATAATGATATTCAAGAAATAGTGTCTATGAGTGATACTGGTGATGTATTTGGAGTAAGACCTTTAATAGCTCAGGAAAACTATAAACTTACTGCCACAGCACACGAAGAATCTATTGTGTATGCTATACCTATAAAAGGGTTTCAATTAGCGGCAGAAAACAATTCTAAAGTATATAAATATTTAATCACAGCTTTTGCCACTAATGCTTACGACTCTTATACAACAAGGGAAAATAATGAGATTTTTGTAGATTATCTTCCTAACAACTCACAAGATATTGCAAATTTTCAAACTGCCAATTACACAAAAAAACCTGTTACTTGTAGTGAAAAAACAATGTTACGCGATGCTGCTATAAAAATGAGTGCACTTAAAATTGGATGTATAATTGTTATAGATAAAGAAAAAAAGCCAGTTGGTATTATTACTAATAGTGATATAAAAAATAAAATAGCCACTGGAAAATATCCTATTGAAACATCTGTAACCAATATTATGAGTTCACCGGTTATAACTAGCAGAAAAGATTTAACCATTGCAGATGGACAATTGCAAATGATAAAACATAATATTGGGCATTTATGTATTACAAAGGATGGTACTGTAAATTCTAAACTTGTTGGGGTATTATCACACCACGATGTTTTGGTAACTTTAGGTAATAATCCAACAGTGATTTTAAAAGAAATAAAGCGTGCAACACGTACTAAAAAGCTGCGTACAGTTCGTTTAAAAGGAAATACATTACTTAAAAGTTACCTTGAGCAAAACATTCCATTAACGCATATTATAAAAGTAATTTCTCAAATTAACGATGCGGTTACATTTCGTGCTATAGAAATTGCTTTACTGAAAATGCCTACACCTCCTCCTGTTAAATTTTCATGGTTAGCCTTAGGTAGCCAAGGTAGAAAAGAGCAGTTGTTATTTACAGATCAAGACAATGCACTTGTTTTTGAAGATGTTGCAAAGGATAAATATGAAGAAACTCAGGCTTACTTTATAGAACTTGCTAAATATGTTACCAAATCTTTAAATAAAATAGGATTTGAGTATTGTGAAGCCGATATGATGGCAAGCAATCCAGAATGGTGTAAATCGATTTCTGAATGGAAAAATCAATTTGGAAACTGGATTTTAAAACCTGATGAAAAAGCAGTTTTGCTATCGTCTATCTTTTTTGATTATTCAAGAATTTATGGTGACGAAGGGTTGGTTAATGAATTATCTGATACTATTTTTAAAACTCTAAAAAACACATCGTTATTCTTTAAATTTTTAGGTCGCGATGCTATTAAAAGTCCATCGCCATTAGGATTCTTTAAACAATTTTTAGTTGAACAAAACGGTGAACAAAAAGACCTTTTCAATATAAAAAGCAGAGGTTTAATGCCTTTAATTGATGCAGCCCGTTTACTCATTTTAAGCAAGCACGTAAAAGGTGTAAATAACACCTCAGAGCGTTACGAAAAACTAGCCGAATTAGAACCAAACAATAAAGAACTTTTTGAATCTTGTTCTTACGCTTTTAAAGCCTTATCAAAATTTAAGGCAAAACAAGGCTTACTTCATAATAACTCAGGAAAATTTATTGCATTAGAAACTTTAACCAAAGAAGAAAAGTTAAAATTAAAACGCTGTTTTAAGCCAATTAATGAAATTCAAGAAACATTAAAATTTCGATTCGATTTAAAAAACTTCATGTAA
- a CDS encoding ABC transporter ATP-binding protein gives MRHLKKHPENTAKTKPKVTMLQAFKTIIWPRRNLVFIGLILIVIRSLAGLVLPWQSKVLLDDVVPNKDLTQLYYLIGFVIIAITVQAVTSFLLTRILSVQAQYLISELRAQVQKKVLSLPISFFDNTKSGALVSRIMTDVEGVRNLIGTGLVQLVGGSFTAIISLIILINLNPWMTLFVFVPLSIFGYIALRAFKYIRPIFRTRGKINAQVTGRLTETLAGVRVIKAFNAEEQENIVFEKGVEKLYQNVKKSLTATAFMTSSSTFLIGVATTGIMGIGGYYMMQSEMTTGDFLFFTLILGFMIAPIVQMSNIGSQLTEALAGLDRTEELMNMTAEEDNQERDIELNSIKGDIEFNDVSFSYEEGKEVLHNIKFKAPAGSVTALVGSSGSGKSTIAGLSATFLTPKLGKVTIDNQDLSKIKLSSYRKHLGVVLQDEFLFEGTIKENIMFPRPNATEAELQKAVKAAYVNEFTDRFEDGLDTLIGERGVKLSGGQRQRLAIARAILANPKIIILDEATSSLDTQSEALIQKSLAELIKDRTTIVIAHRLSTIRKADQILVIESGNIVERGTHEELIAKEGRYYDLYTYQAKI, from the coding sequence ATGCGTCATTTAAAAAAACATCCTGAAAATACTGCTAAAACTAAGCCTAAAGTAACCATGTTGCAAGCATTTAAAACTATTATTTGGCCTAGGCGAAACCTGGTTTTTATTGGTTTAATCTTAATTGTTATTAGAAGTTTGGCAGGTTTGGTGTTGCCATGGCAGAGTAAAGTTTTATTAGATGATGTTGTACCTAACAAAGATTTAACACAGCTTTATTATTTAATAGGTTTTGTAATTATTGCTATTACAGTTCAAGCAGTAACATCATTTTTATTAACACGTATTTTAAGTGTTCAAGCACAATATTTAATAAGTGAGTTACGAGCACAAGTACAGAAAAAAGTATTGTCGTTACCCATAAGTTTTTTTGACAACACAAAATCTGGTGCTTTAGTATCCAGAATTATGACCGATGTTGAAGGTGTTAGAAACCTTATTGGAACTGGTTTAGTGCAATTAGTAGGTGGTTCTTTTACGGCTATAATTTCATTAATTATTTTAATAAATCTAAACCCTTGGATGACACTTTTTGTATTTGTTCCGTTATCTATATTTGGTTACATAGCATTAAGAGCCTTTAAATATATACGTCCAATTTTTAGAACCCGAGGCAAAATTAATGCTCAAGTAACAGGTAGACTTACAGAAACCTTGGCAGGTGTTCGTGTTATAAAAGCATTTAATGCAGAAGAACAAGAAAATATTGTTTTTGAAAAAGGCGTAGAAAAACTGTATCAAAACGTAAAAAAGAGCCTAACAGCAACGGCTTTTATGACAAGTTCTTCAACGTTTTTAATTGGAGTTGCAACCACAGGTATTATGGGTATTGGTGGTTATTATATGATGCAAAGTGAAATGACTACGGGTGATTTTTTATTCTTCACATTAATACTTGGGTTTATGATTGCACCGATTGTACAAATGAGTAATATTGGGAGTCAGTTAACCGAAGCTTTAGCAGGTTTAGACAGAACAGAAGAGTTGATGAATATGACTGCCGAAGAAGATAATCAAGAAAGAGATATAGAACTAAACAGTATAAAAGGTGATATTGAATTTAATGATGTATCATTTTCTTATGAAGAAGGCAAAGAAGTGCTTCATAATATTAAGTTTAAAGCACCAGCAGGTTCTGTAACTGCGTTGGTTGGAAGTTCAGGTTCTGGTAAATCAACCATAGCAGGTTTATCGGCTACATTTTTAACACCAAAATTAGGTAAAGTAACCATAGATAATCAAGATTTATCAAAAATAAAATTAAGTAGCTACCGAAAACATTTAGGTGTGGTTTTACAAGACGAATTTTTATTTGAAGGCACCATTAAGGAAAATATTATGTTTCCAAGACCAAATGCTACCGAAGCAGAATTACAAAAGGCTGTTAAAGCAGCTTATGTTAATGAATTTACCGATAGATTTGAAGATGGATTAGATACACTAATAGGAGAACGCGGAGTAAAGCTTTCTGGTGGTCAGCGTCAACGATTAGCCATAGCAAGAGCTATTTTAGCAAACCCAAAAATTATAATTTTAGACGAAGCTACTTCGAGTTTAGATACTCAAAGCGAAGCTTTAATACAAAAAAGTTTAGCAGAACTTATTAAAGATAGAACAACTATTGTAATTGCTCACCGTTTAAGCACTATTAGAAAAGCAGATCAAATTTTAGTGATTGAATCTGGAAATATTGTAGAACGCGGTACGCACGAGGAATTAATTGCTAAAGAAGGCAGATATTACGATTTATATACGTACCAAGCTAAGATTTAA
- a CDS encoding DinB family protein, which produces MTTKELTLEEFNPFYSTYINVIPKELNLIDGFEIGFKNVLGFFKSIPEDKLEYKYAEDKWTIKEVFQHIIDTERIFMYRCLRIARQDKTPLAGFEQNDYIIPSKANSKTIEALLKEYQITREYSIMLLKSFSDEDLKCIGTASGYPMSARASAFSTIGHEIWHMNIIKERYL; this is translated from the coding sequence ATGACAACAAAAGAATTAACTCTAGAAGAATTTAATCCGTTTTATAGTACATATATAAACGTGATCCCCAAAGAATTAAATTTAATAGATGGATTTGAAATAGGTTTCAAAAATGTTTTAGGCTTTTTTAAATCTATACCAGAAGATAAACTCGAATATAAATATGCCGAGGACAAATGGACTATTAAAGAAGTTTTTCAGCATATAATTGATACAGAGCGTATTTTTATGTACCGTTGTTTGCGTATTGCAAGGCAAGATAAAACACCTTTAGCCGGTTTTGAGCAAAACGATTATATCATACCGTCTAAGGCAAACAGCAAAACTATTGAAGCTTTATTAAAGGAATACCAAATAACACGTGAATATTCTATTATGCTTCTAAAAAGTTTTAGTGACGAAGATTTAAAATGTATTGGTACAGCTAGTGGTTATCCCATGTCTGCAAGAGCATCTGCATTTTCTACCATTGGTCATGAAATATGGCACATGAATATTATTAAAGAACGTTACTTATAA
- a CDS encoding multidrug effflux MFS transporter, producing MQNNNTFKFEFVALMASLMSIVALSIDALLPGLAEIGDSLGVTNPNDNQLLITMIFLGLGFGQLLFGPLSDSFGRKPMVYIGFIVFIFASIICVTTKCFEMMIIGRILQGIGLSSPRSLALSIIRDSYSGDYMAKIISIVVMFFILVPVVAPTLGQFIIQLFNWEAVFYFNLIFGVIVMIWFWIRQPETLIKEKRIKFSSHLFIDGVREFFKYKEAVAFTLVSGFITGSFMVYLSTSQQIFQEQYNLADMFPYIFASLAISVGLATFLNSRFVVKYGMMRIAYSAAIGYAIISILYVILFSSGKNPSIYVLLGFFALQFFAVGFLFGNLRALAMQPLGHIAGIGAAINGFLSTVMAVPIANYIGGFVKTSVLPLFIGFSIFGILSLLVFIVLKRITVYK from the coding sequence ATGCAAAATAATAACACTTTTAAGTTTGAATTTGTTGCTTTAATGGCTTCATTAATGTCTATTGTAGCCTTATCCATTGATGCACTATTACCTGGATTAGCAGAAATTGGTGATTCATTAGGTGTTACTAACCCAAATGATAATCAATTATTAATTACCATGATTTTTTTAGGTCTTGGCTTTGGACAGCTTCTTTTCGGACCATTATCCGACAGTTTTGGTAGAAAACCAATGGTTTATATTGGGTTTATTGTTTTCATATTTGCTAGCATAATTTGTGTGACTACCAAATGTTTTGAGATGATGATTATTGGACGTATACTGCAAGGTATTGGTTTATCTTCTCCGAGAAGTTTAGCGCTTTCTATAATAAGAGATTCTTACAGTGGTGACTATATGGCGAAAATAATTTCCATTGTAGTTATGTTTTTTATTTTGGTTCCTGTTGTTGCTCCTACACTTGGACAATTTATTATACAACTTTTTAACTGGGAAGCTGTTTTTTATTTCAATCTTATTTTTGGGGTTATAGTCATGATTTGGTTTTGGATCCGTCAACCAGAAACATTGATTAAGGAAAAACGTATTAAGTTTTCATCTCATTTATTCATTGACGGTGTTAGAGAGTTTTTTAAGTATAAAGAAGCTGTTGCTTTTACCCTAGTCTCTGGTTTTATAACTGGGTCTTTTATGGTATATTTAAGTACCTCGCAACAAATTTTTCAAGAACAATATAACTTAGCAGATATGTTTCCATACATTTTTGCAAGTTTAGCTATTTCTGTAGGTTTAGCTACATTTTTAAATAGCCGTTTTGTGGTAAAATATGGCATGATGCGCATTGCATATTCAGCAGCAATTGGTTATGCTATTATTTCAATTTTATATGTCATTCTATTTTCATCAGGTAAAAACCCTAGTATATATGTTCTATTAGGCTTTTTTGCCTTACAATTTTTTGCAGTAGGTTTTCTTTTTGGAAATTTAAGAGCCTTAGCAATGCAACCTCTGGGGCATATTGCGGGGATTGGTGCTGCTATAAACGGATTTCTTTCTACAGTAATGGCTGTACCAATAGCCAATTACATTGGTGGCTTTGTAAAAACCTCTGTTTTACCTCTTTTTATTGGGTTTTCTATTTTTGGTATTTTATCGCTTTTAGTTTTTATTGTTTTAAAGCGGATTACTGTTTATAAGTAA
- a CDS encoding Crp/Fnr family transcriptional regulator, giving the protein MKTQPLLNYISNYVSLTAAEETFLTSKVIHRKYLKGQYVLQQGDVCKYQCFVISGCTKTFHVDDHGQEHIVMFSIQDWWTSDIGSYISQTPADYNIQCIEKTELIMFPHDVMEELYTEIPKLERFFRKIIERGLVASQKRVVRSFSLSAKDRYLYFRNQYPKIEQLIPQYMVASYLGMTKEFLSKIKSQLLTEQK; this is encoded by the coding sequence ATGAAAACACAACCGCTTTTAAATTATATTAGTAACTATGTTAGTTTAACTGCAGCTGAAGAGACTTTTTTAACATCAAAAGTCATTCATAGAAAATATCTCAAAGGTCAATATGTGTTGCAACAAGGCGATGTTTGTAAGTATCAATGTTTTGTGATTTCTGGTTGCACAAAAACATTTCATGTTGACGATCATGGGCAGGAACATATTGTAATGTTTTCAATTCAAGATTGGTGGACTTCAGATATCGGGAGTTATATCTCTCAAACACCTGCAGATTATAATATACAATGCATCGAAAAAACAGAATTAATCATGTTTCCTCATGATGTAATGGAAGAATTATATACTGAAATCCCAAAATTAGAACGATTTTTCAGAAAAATTATTGAACGTGGTTTAGTGGCTTCACAAAAACGCGTTGTTAGAAGTTTTAGCCTTTCAGCAAAAGACAGATATTTGTATTTTAGAAATCAATATCCCAAAATAGAACAACTTATTCCGCAGTACATGGTAGCTTCTTATTTAGGAATGACAAAAGAATTTTTAAGTAAGATTAAGAGTCAGTTATTGACTGAACAAAAATAA
- a CDS encoding YceI family protein yields MKKTLKNLVIITFVTLLTASFTTIDIEKKEVKVENSKVVWKGYKVTGSHEGTISINSGTLMFEDDKLTGGEFEIDMTSINTTDLEGEYKDKLDGHLKSDDFFGIETYPTATLVFKNVTSSGKNAYNVTGDLTVKGKTNPVSFTISIYGNKATASLKVDRTKYDVRYGSTSFFDNLKDKAIYDEFDLVADLEF; encoded by the coding sequence ATGAAAAAAACACTTAAAAATTTAGTAATTATCACTTTTGTAACACTGCTTACAGCTTCTTTTACAACTATTGATATCGAAAAAAAAGAAGTAAAAGTTGAAAACAGCAAAGTAGTATGGAAAGGTTATAAAGTAACTGGATCACACGAAGGAACAATTTCTATTAATTCTGGTACTTTGATGTTTGAAGATGATAAATTAACTGGTGGTGAGTTTGAAATAGATATGACATCTATTAACACCACAGATTTAGAAGGCGAATATAAAGATAAGCTTGATGGTCATTTAAAATCTGATGATTTCTTTGGTATAGAAACGTATCCAACAGCAACTTTAGTTTTTAAAAATGTGACATCTTCAGGAAAAAATGCATACAACGTAACAGGAGATTTAACGGTTAAAGGAAAAACAAATCCTGTAAGTTTTACAATTTCAATTTATGGAAATAAAGCTACAGCTTCTTTAAAAGTTGATAGAACAAAATATGATGTACGCTACGGGTCTACTAGTTTTTTCGATAACTTAAAAGACAAAGCTATTTACGATGAGTTTGATTTAGTAGCAGATTTAGAATTTTAA
- a CDS encoding DEAD/DEAH box helicase: MSFKKLIEPLKDSLKSKGFNEPLPLQKQILSKIKGGASLFVMAPKDSGKTTSIVISVIQKLKNAFEDAPRALIFVKDKQAALDLELEFNAFKRGTDLRIYCAYDEHNIDTQRDEIYDGVDVVIATPKRLNKIFFLNGINLNKLQMCIVEDASFLFRNNNLAEVTRTPESIGKCQYLVFSDKFDARFERWQESFMYNAQVIKL; encoded by the coding sequence ATGTCATTCAAAAAACTCATTGAACCTTTAAAAGATTCACTTAAAAGTAAAGGTTTTAATGAGCCATTACCACTTCAAAAACAAATTCTATCTAAAATAAAAGGAGGGGCGAGTTTATTTGTTATGGCTCCAAAAGATTCAGGAAAAACAACAAGTATTGTAATAAGTGTCATTCAAAAATTAAAAAATGCTTTTGAAGATGCCCCTAGAGCACTAATTTTTGTAAAAGACAAGCAAGCTGCACTAGATTTAGAATTAGAGTTTAATGCTTTTAAAAGAGGTACAGATTTAAGAATATATTGTGCGTATGATGAGCATAATATTGACACACAACGCGATGAAATTTATGATGGAGTAGATGTAGTTATAGCAACTCCCAAGCGTTTAAATAAAATTTTTTTTCTTAATGGTATCAACTTAAATAAACTCCAAATGTGTATTGTTGAAGATGCTAGTTTTTTATTCAGAAACAATAATCTCGCTGAGGTAACAAGAACTCCAGAAAGTATCGGAAAGTGCCAATATTTAGTATTTTCTGATAAATTTGATGCACGTTTTGAGCGTTGGCAAGAATCTTTCATGTACAACGCACAAGTTATTAAGCTTTAG